In Bosea sp. ANAM02, a single genomic region encodes these proteins:
- a CDS encoding ATP-grasp domain-containing protein, producing the protein MSRAQVVFRPLFEDLAFVGRCPDGANAAVRARHEDLLARWARALDIPACELQAKADPEDWSENAVVLLAALDAGLCVHILAPNRLHEPLQVVRSFGPDAFDPDAPTIFLGAPLKHDSIFPNPLLEQAPALNIIWPRNGKLGAGERYWASAVLRSALNRQNQTSSGDPGGPGGYVEATRRVLASTKRPLMAKIIFQAKYMPPTRLPLPVGREPTDSEIQSAYITAFEYCLLDCEARREAFLIQEELRFIHEYRVIIVDGEPVAGAGTVEWLSPCWHDPADGPFDPQVEHCRGDRDLVRDSDLVAQYVATARRLCRELDAEEGGGRFRNCTMDFAVNADDGSICLIETNSLDRVGIYAMDYAPVLSALLRSVSAETLLTFTA; encoded by the coding sequence TTGAGCCGTGCGCAGGTCGTATTTCGCCCGCTATTCGAGGATCTGGCCTTTGTCGGGCGCTGCCCTGACGGAGCGAATGCTGCTGTTCGTGCGCGGCACGAGGATCTCCTGGCCCGATGGGCGAGGGCGCTCGATATCCCGGCCTGTGAGCTCCAAGCCAAAGCGGACCCGGAAGACTGGTCGGAAAACGCCGTGGTGCTGCTGGCGGCGCTTGACGCCGGGCTCTGTGTGCACATCCTTGCGCCAAACCGTCTCCATGAGCCGCTTCAAGTGGTCAGGAGCTTCGGACCTGACGCATTCGACCCCGACGCCCCTACTATTTTCCTCGGCGCGCCGCTGAAGCACGACAGCATCTTTCCAAATCCGCTTCTTGAACAGGCGCCAGCGCTCAACATCATCTGGCCGCGGAATGGCAAGCTCGGCGCCGGCGAACGATATTGGGCAAGCGCCGTACTTCGGTCCGCCTTGAACCGTCAAAATCAGACGTCATCAGGCGACCCCGGCGGTCCAGGCGGCTACGTCGAAGCCACCAGGCGCGTGCTGGCGAGCACGAAACGCCCGCTGATGGCCAAGATCATCTTCCAGGCGAAATACATGCCGCCGACGCGCCTTCCGCTGCCGGTAGGCCGGGAGCCTACGGATTCGGAAATCCAGAGCGCGTACATCACGGCATTCGAGTATTGCTTGCTGGACTGCGAAGCCCGGCGCGAGGCTTTCCTCATCCAGGAGGAGCTGCGCTTCATCCATGAGTATCGTGTCATCATCGTCGACGGAGAGCCCGTCGCCGGCGCCGGCACCGTGGAGTGGCTCAGCCCCTGCTGGCACGACCCCGCTGACGGTCCCTTCGACCCGCAGGTCGAACACTGCCGCGGCGATCGGGACCTGGTGCGGGATAGCGATCTTGTTGCCCAGTATGTCGCAACGGCGCGACGGCTTTGCCGCGAACTCGATGCAGAGGAAGGCGGTGGCCGCTTCCGCAACTGCACGATGGATTTTGCGGTGAACGCTGACGACGGCAGCATCTGCCTTATCGAGACCAACTCGCTGGACCGCGTCGGAATCTATGCGATGGACTATGCGCCAGTTTTGAGTGCCCTCCTGCGCTCGGTTAGCGCTGAGACACTTCTGACTTTCACTGCGTGA
- a CDS encoding ribonuclease J — MNCYAVGTKGRWVLIDLGATFPGADDDFAAEFAERHEARVESIFPDPRSFGDIINRLDAIILTHAHEDHVGGIAPLLAFSEAWPRLSRVPIWGTKYTIETVQNRLREYGRSHPMRELHPKRTTRIGQFDITPIRVTHSAPQTMAILLACKAGRIIHASDVKVDSRPVIGAPTDFGSLERVGRAGVLAFLADSTNAHRSGRSRSEGEVMDGLTDVMRSATGRVYVSTFASNVARIEGIRGAARRSGRSLASSGFSIQRNFETACATGVLQPNTPPLIDARRLHHGIPKRKMAVVCTGTQAEERSALRRLTTELELGAFSNSGPFRIEAGDTVVHSARAIPGNEATVRMMLDTLRAKGVNVLDANSGLPIHASGHGHRDELMDLYRAIRPRFAMPVHGNEELIEAHLDLARSVPSVRDAQSPREGEAFRVSEAGIERLGTMSVDLVAYLKGVGSTLGTEKLVAWPSGEAPDLKREAKERRRGMTTRRSPSSERSRGEQGLRATV; from the coding sequence ATGAACTGCTACGCTGTAGGCACCAAGGGCCGATGGGTCCTGATCGACCTGGGCGCGACATTCCCCGGCGCAGACGACGATTTCGCGGCCGAGTTCGCGGAGCGCCATGAAGCCAGGGTCGAATCAATCTTCCCCGACCCCCGCAGCTTCGGCGACATCATCAATCGCCTTGACGCCATCATCCTCACTCACGCCCACGAGGATCATGTTGGCGGGATCGCCCCTCTCCTTGCCTTCAGTGAGGCCTGGCCTCGCCTCTCCCGTGTCCCGATCTGGGGGACGAAGTACACCATCGAGACGGTGCAGAACCGCCTTCGCGAATATGGTCGGTCCCACCCAATGCGGGAGCTTCACCCGAAGCGCACCACGCGGATCGGGCAGTTCGACATCACTCCGATCCGCGTGACCCACTCTGCTCCGCAGACCATGGCGATCCTGCTCGCCTGCAAGGCCGGGCGGATCATCCACGCCAGCGACGTGAAGGTCGATAGCAGGCCGGTCATCGGCGCGCCGACCGACTTCGGCAGCCTGGAGCGTGTTGGCCGGGCCGGTGTGCTCGCCTTCTTGGCCGACAGCACGAATGCGCATCGTTCCGGACGCTCCCGCTCGGAGGGCGAGGTGATGGATGGCCTGACCGATGTCATGCGCTCTGCCACCGGTAGGGTTTACGTCTCCACGTTCGCTTCGAATGTCGCCCGGATCGAAGGCATTCGCGGCGCTGCCCGCCGCAGCGGCCGCTCCCTGGCGTCGTCCGGATTCTCGATCCAGCGCAATTTCGAGACGGCCTGCGCCACCGGCGTCCTGCAGCCGAATACCCCTCCCCTGATCGACGCTCGTCGGCTCCATCACGGGATCCCGAAGCGGAAGATGGCGGTGGTTTGCACCGGCACGCAAGCGGAGGAGCGGTCGGCTCTTCGACGCCTGACGACGGAGCTGGAGTTGGGGGCGTTCTCGAATTCCGGTCCGTTCCGCATCGAGGCGGGCGACACGGTTGTCCACTCGGCTCGGGCGATCCCGGGCAACGAGGCGACCGTTCGGATGATGCTGGATACGCTTCGCGCCAAGGGCGTGAACGTACTGGATGCCAATAGCGGGCTCCCAATCCACGCTTCCGGCCATGGTCATCGCGACGAACTGATGGATCTCTATCGCGCCATCCGCCCGCGCTTTGCCATGCCGGTTCACGGGAATGAGGAGCTGATCGAAGCTCACCTCGATCTGGCTCGCTCCGTCCCTTCGGTGCGCGATGCACAGTCCCCGCGGGAAGGCGAAGCGTTTCGGGTTTCGGAGGCGGGCATCGAGCGTCTCGGCACGATGTCCGTGGATCTCGTTGCCTACCTCAAGGGTGTCGGCTCCACCCTCGGAACCGAGAAGCTGGTGGCGTGGCCTTCGGGCGAAGCGCCGGATCTCAAGCGGGAAGCCAAGGAGCGTCGCCGGGGAATGACGACCAGGAGGTCTCCCTCCTCGGAGCGGTCGCGCGGCGAGCAAGGCCTGCGCGCGACCGTCTGA
- a CDS encoding site-specific DNA-methyltransferase, with protein sequence MEHLIQQPDVRILPPPANFRPVSPSDVSIIHGDCRTALAGVEPGSVDLVIADPPYGITKLEWDRDVKGWIKAMIPLMSPTASLWCFGSLKFFMLRGSEFKGLTLMQEVVWEKHNGSGPPQPGRFNRVHELVVQFRLDGTPAEQVTANNPLTFDAVARKVKRKKSPTHMGAFKESTYESVDGGPRRARSVLQFRSMHNMAKHPTQKPDDLVRMLIETSSNPGDLVLDPFGGSGTTAVAALKTGRRAITAEKLPEFVDLIRARVESEALSQPEFVFG encoded by the coding sequence GTGGAACACCTCATTCAGCAGCCGGATGTCCGCATCCTTCCCCCACCGGCCAACTTCAGGCCGGTTTCGCCTTCCGACGTCTCGATCATCCATGGCGACTGCCGCACCGCGCTTGCTGGCGTGGAACCCGGGTCCGTCGATCTGGTCATTGCCGATCCGCCCTACGGCATCACCAAGCTCGAATGGGACCGCGACGTCAAAGGCTGGATCAAGGCAATGATCCCCCTGATGTCGCCGACGGCGTCGCTCTGGTGTTTCGGCTCCCTCAAGTTCTTCATGCTGCGCGGCAGTGAATTCAAAGGCCTCACGCTCATGCAGGAGGTCGTTTGGGAGAAGCACAACGGATCGGGGCCACCTCAACCCGGACGCTTCAATCGCGTCCACGAGCTCGTTGTCCAGTTCCGTCTCGACGGCACGCCGGCCGAGCAGGTGACCGCCAACAATCCGCTGACATTCGACGCGGTCGCCCGAAAGGTGAAGCGCAAGAAGAGCCCCACGCACATGGGGGCATTCAAGGAATCGACCTACGAGAGCGTCGATGGAGGGCCGCGACGCGCTCGCAGCGTTCTGCAGTTCCGCTCCATGCACAACATGGCCAAGCATCCGACGCAGAAGCCCGATGACCTCGTGCGCATGCTGATCGAGACTTCCTCGAACCCAGGCGATCTCGTGCTGGACCCCTTCGGCGGGTCGGGCACAACGGCTGTGGCCGCCCTGAAGACCGGGAGGAGAGCGATCACGGCTGAGAAGCTTCCCGAATTCGTCGATCTCATCCGAGCCCGCGTCGAGAGCGAGGCGCTTTCCCAACCGGAGTTCGTCTTCGGTTGA
- a CDS encoding helix-turn-helix domain-containing protein encodes MTPKDRHGLVLSRSTFWWFVMLVQSSVQCSAPAASQVPMDVAWRLATKAIEQRAGAQIYAHFLRQLSFESFNGGIVALSTSTKFLAHHVLTNYIGIITECLREQREDVVSVGVVVRGGMNQPPKAPIVDLSATAKRRAPVSVFAEVQKPDYVPPPAPEGPQPRTVAVLQSIVGRHYGVSRTDIISESRALKLIMPRQVAMYLSRSLLEKSTGEIGRRFGGRDHTTAIHAIRKIKTLLEGDADLRAAVDKITQEFATSTVTPAASGLESDASDAVELQA; translated from the coding sequence TTGACGCCCAAGGACCGGCATGGTTTGGTGCTTTCACGGTCAACGTTTTGGTGGTTCGTCATGTTGGTTCAGTCTTCGGTTCAGTGCTCCGCTCCTGCTGCCTCGCAGGTCCCCATGGATGTTGCGTGGCGCCTGGCCACGAAGGCGATCGAGCAGCGCGCTGGCGCTCAGATCTATGCCCACTTCCTCCGCCAGCTCTCCTTCGAATCGTTCAACGGCGGCATTGTCGCCCTGTCGACATCGACCAAGTTCCTCGCCCACCACGTTCTGACGAATTACATCGGCATTATCACCGAGTGCCTGCGCGAGCAGCGTGAAGATGTGGTTTCCGTCGGTGTCGTCGTTCGCGGCGGGATGAACCAGCCCCCCAAGGCACCGATCGTCGATCTCAGCGCCACCGCCAAGCGCCGCGCTCCCGTCTCCGTCTTCGCCGAGGTCCAGAAGCCGGACTATGTTCCGCCGCCGGCCCCGGAAGGCCCGCAGCCCCGGACCGTCGCCGTCCTTCAGTCGATCGTCGGACGTCACTACGGTGTCTCGCGCACCGACATCATCTCCGAGAGCCGCGCGCTCAAGCTGATCATGCCGCGGCAGGTCGCGATGTACCTCTCGCGCTCCCTCCTCGAAAAGTCGACCGGCGAGATCGGCCGTCGCTTCGGAGGTCGTGATCACACCACCGCCATCCATGCCATCCGCAAGATCAAGACCCTTCTCGAAGGCGATGCCGATCTGCGCGCCGCCGTCGACAAGATCACCCAGGAATTCGCCACATCGACCGTCACGCCGGCGGCTTCCGGTCTGGAGTCGGATGCCTCCGACGCCGTCGAACTTCAGGCCTGA
- a CDS encoding 2'-deoxycytidine 5'-triphosphate deaminase, with translation MSAAIWASQRISSAIAEGVISLDLPLDHDQVQPASLDLRLGARAYRLPASFLPGPGNTVADRVARLATHEVDLTKPTVLERNCVHIIPLMERLTLPKGVSARANPKSSSGRLDIFVRVITDNGETFDDVPAGYCGPLYAEVVPRSFAVLAQAGARLAQIRFREASVKPVAPIRTVPVTIDLDPAGKDGGVIGYRARRHAGLVDLAKIGGHPISEFWEPITAIAGRRELVLDPDEFYILMSAEAVVVGEAEAAEMVAYDPAVGELRSHYAGYLDCGFGLAEAGGAGSRVVLEVRSHDVPFLVEHGQRVATLVYEPMAQRPDRLYGQDLGSNYQGQGLKLSKHFA, from the coding sequence ATGTCGGCCGCGATTTGGGCTTCGCAGAGAATTTCGTCAGCGATTGCCGAGGGGGTGATCTCCTTGGACTTGCCGCTGGATCACGACCAGGTTCAGCCGGCGAGCCTTGATTTGAGGTTGGGCGCCCGGGCCTATCGGCTGCCAGCGAGCTTCCTTCCAGGGCCTGGCAATACCGTTGCCGATCGCGTCGCGCGCTTGGCCACCCATGAGGTCGATCTCACGAAGCCGACGGTTCTGGAGCGCAACTGCGTCCACATCATCCCCCTGATGGAGCGGCTGACTCTGCCGAAGGGCGTGAGCGCACGCGCCAATCCAAAGAGTTCATCAGGACGTCTCGATATCTTCGTGCGCGTCATCACCGACAACGGCGAGACATTCGACGATGTGCCGGCGGGCTATTGCGGACCCCTCTATGCCGAGGTGGTGCCTCGGTCCTTCGCCGTTCTCGCCCAGGCTGGTGCGCGCCTCGCGCAGATTCGCTTCCGGGAGGCTTCGGTCAAGCCGGTTGCGCCTATCCGCACCGTTCCCGTCACCATCGATCTCGATCCTGCCGGCAAGGACGGCGGTGTCATCGGCTACCGCGCACGGCGCCATGCCGGGCTGGTCGACCTCGCCAAGATCGGCGGACATCCCATCTCGGAGTTCTGGGAGCCGATCACCGCGATCGCCGGCAGGCGCGAGCTCGTCCTCGATCCGGACGAATTCTACATCCTCATGTCCGCCGAGGCGGTTGTGGTCGGGGAGGCAGAGGCGGCTGAGATGGTTGCCTATGATCCGGCCGTTGGGGAACTTCGGTCCCACTACGCCGGGTACTTGGATTGCGGGTTTGGACTCGCAGAAGCCGGCGGAGCGGGGTCTCGGGTTGTTCTGGAAGTCCGTTCCCACGATGTGCCCTTCCTGGTCGAGCACGGGCAGCGTGTCGCGACGCTCGTCTATGAGCCCATGGCACAGCGTCCGGACCGGCTCTACGGCCAGGATCTCGGCTCCAATTATCAGGGCCAGGGCCTGAAGCTCTCCAAGCATTTCGCCTGA
- a CDS encoding thioredoxin domain-containing protein: MRASLLGLMAATVLGALALSPVAKAGPFEGPEFDKAMTRWIENNPEIVLKAINSYVERQKDAEAKQADDVVLKLASELSDPGKWTPILGSKSGKIVLIEVIDANCVFCRRMEPDMHKVIADNPDLRVIRRYVPFLSPSSEYAARMASLVWRRHEGRYADFDKALMAEKTNLSTDSVDRIVGTVLGSEAVMVLKSELASGLVRQELDEHISTALELTHRAKINGTPFTMIVGAGRDGLFRGAVPAPRLQAAIDKARAANASK, from the coding sequence ATGCGCGCGTCGCTTCTTGGTCTGATGGCCGCAACCGTTCTTGGGGCGCTGGCGCTCTCGCCGGTGGCGAAGGCCGGCCCGTTCGAGGGGCCGGAGTTCGACAAGGCGATGACCCGATGGATCGAAAACAACCCCGAGATCGTACTCAAGGCAATCAACAGCTACGTCGAGCGGCAGAAGGATGCGGAGGCCAAGCAGGCTGACGACGTCGTTCTCAAGCTGGCGAGCGAGCTTTCGGATCCGGGCAAATGGACCCCAATCCTCGGCTCGAAGTCGGGCAAGATCGTGCTGATCGAGGTGATCGATGCGAACTGCGTGTTCTGTCGCCGCATGGAGCCCGACATGCACAAGGTCATCGCGGACAATCCGGACCTCAGGGTGATCCGTCGCTACGTCCCGTTCCTTTCGCCGAGCTCGGAATATGCCGCCCGGATGGCATCCCTCGTCTGGCGGCGTCATGAGGGTCGCTACGCCGACTTCGACAAGGCGCTGATGGCCGAGAAGACCAACCTGTCCACCGACAGCGTCGACCGGATCGTCGGGACGGTGCTCGGATCCGAAGCTGTGATGGTTCTGAAGTCCGAGCTCGCCAGCGGGCTGGTGCGCCAGGAGCTCGACGAGCACATTTCGACCGCACTGGAGCTGACGCATCGCGCCAAGATCAATGGCACCCCGTTCACGATGATCGTCGGGGCCGGCCGTGACGGTCTCTTCCGCGGCGCGGTGCCGGCGCCTCGTCTGCAGGCCGCCATCGACAAGGCCCGGGCGGCAAACGCCAGCAAATGA
- a CDS encoding AAA family ATPase translates to MNDDLAVHEAATQGEPTATPSAETPRVSSAQRRPLKFEGLRIDGFKSFADRVDLPIETGITGVVGPNGCGKSNLLEALRWALGERSARNMRGDGMDDVIFAGSERRSARSVAEVVLSLDNAGRTATPEFNETDRLEVSRRIDRGQGTSYRVNGKPARQKDVQILFADNAAGATSPAIVSQGRVNKLIQDKPSDRRIVLEEAAGVSGLSSRRHEADLRLNQTEANLARADDALVQSNELVASLRRQARQVQRRREIDGLVRDSAAHLMHLRVMDAERAESLARANHAEADQRVEGAILGVRASERSRDEALSKVSPARDARALAETAFARSAARLEGIENEAARLVQELQDARRRVMEIAVDRKRVDDQMAEASRTVEALSSEREELAVESAEAPEAIEQASNATEAAQDFARLVETEVSDLAAEAATRQATRAAAIRQRDEAARRLEVVERRLSDAELKLQAARGDLSEDAEDAAIAEAVETAEVAAREAEAALVECEAALVQAKDHEAEADARLRALNGKATTVAAEIKGLEAVGSNSPSEDPVSGRLTVPAGMEMAIASALGDGLDAGTDPSEQTWWEGVAGDRSGGLADQVSGVAELRTALAHVEICESDDDVFGRAHMLSAGEILVSPSGAFARWDGLRGRGRASAGSESLKRANRLRELRSQADVIASELDVAHAEKKAAFEKLERSRALADQARRMSRQLFDDLVRLREALAVRAKLAEQRKSRVVIIESEVARARQERADASEQLLASNQAVAEIPADDEASRRLEEARRKLDAARREEQATRAQFEKLRAAHAFREQRFRAIISQEADWRRRLGEATENRSQLTARAEEAERILEDAAQRPESPAEVVETARAEVAARREELDQAIARQDEAERLREQADNELRASEGKLAQLREARARDLAVIEQAVATCRVVADQVKERFEIEVDALETIAPRPDWPMDMPAAKTAAEQALARRERERDSLGAVNFLAEQELADQEKRLGDMERARSELRDTIGKLREQITEIENEARVRLQAAFQLIDRHFGELFVRLFGGGEAQLKLVGSEDILSAGLEILASPPGKRLQVLSLLSGGEQALTAMALVFAAFLSNPAPICVLDEVDAPLDDANTDRLCRLIEQMAQNDATRFLVVTHRPLTMARMNRLYGVTMAERGVSSVTRVDLDRAVEFAKE, encoded by the coding sequence ATGAACGACGATCTCGCGGTCCACGAAGCGGCAACGCAGGGGGAGCCGACGGCCACGCCGTCGGCCGAAACCCCGCGCGTGTCGAGCGCGCAGCGTCGGCCGCTGAAATTCGAAGGTCTCCGGATCGACGGCTTCAAAAGCTTTGCCGACCGCGTGGATCTGCCGATCGAAACCGGGATCACGGGCGTCGTTGGTCCCAACGGGTGCGGGAAATCCAATCTGCTCGAAGCGCTCCGCTGGGCGCTCGGCGAGCGTTCTGCGCGCAACATGCGCGGCGACGGCATGGATGACGTCATCTTCGCTGGCAGTGAGCGCCGCAGTGCGCGCTCCGTCGCTGAGGTGGTGCTGAGCCTCGATAATGCCGGCCGCACGGCAACGCCCGAGTTCAACGAAACCGACCGGCTGGAGGTCTCCCGACGGATCGACCGTGGCCAGGGCACGAGCTATCGCGTCAATGGAAAGCCAGCACGCCAGAAGGACGTGCAGATCCTTTTCGCGGATAACGCCGCAGGCGCTACCTCGCCGGCGATCGTCAGCCAGGGCCGGGTCAACAAGCTGATCCAGGACAAACCGTCCGACCGTCGCATCGTCCTCGAAGAGGCTGCCGGCGTGTCCGGCCTGTCGTCGCGCCGCCATGAAGCGGATCTGCGTCTCAATCAGACGGAAGCGAACCTCGCCCGCGCCGATGACGCGCTGGTTCAATCGAACGAGCTCGTGGCGTCGCTTCGTCGTCAGGCGCGCCAGGTCCAGCGCCGGCGGGAGATCGATGGACTGGTTCGAGATTCCGCGGCCCACCTGATGCATCTTCGGGTCATGGATGCGGAGCGGGCCGAGAGCCTGGCCCGGGCAAATCATGCGGAAGCTGACCAGCGCGTCGAAGGGGCTATCCTCGGCGTGCGGGCCAGCGAGCGTAGCCGCGACGAAGCCCTTTCGAAGGTGAGCCCGGCGCGCGACGCGCGCGCGCTCGCCGAGACCGCGTTTGCGCGCTCCGCTGCTCGGCTCGAAGGGATCGAGAACGAAGCCGCGCGCCTTGTTCAGGAGCTACAGGACGCTCGGCGACGGGTCATGGAGATCGCAGTCGATCGCAAGCGCGTCGACGACCAGATGGCTGAAGCCTCGCGGACCGTTGAGGCCCTGTCCTCCGAGCGCGAGGAACTGGCTGTCGAATCCGCAGAGGCACCGGAAGCAATCGAGCAGGCTTCGAACGCGACAGAAGCGGCGCAGGACTTCGCCCGCTTGGTCGAGACCGAAGTTTCCGATCTCGCCGCCGAGGCCGCGACCCGGCAGGCAACCCGCGCCGCTGCAATTCGGCAGCGTGATGAGGCCGCGCGTCGGCTCGAAGTGGTCGAGCGTCGGCTTTCGGACGCGGAACTGAAGCTTCAGGCCGCGCGGGGCGACCTGTCCGAAGATGCCGAGGACGCTGCGATCGCCGAGGCCGTCGAAACGGCGGAGGTCGCGGCCCGGGAAGCCGAGGCCGCACTCGTCGAATGCGAGGCGGCGCTGGTACAGGCCAAGGACCATGAAGCCGAAGCGGATGCGCGGCTGCGCGCCCTGAATGGCAAGGCAACGACGGTAGCGGCCGAGATCAAGGGTCTGGAGGCAGTCGGCAGCAACTCGCCATCTGAAGACCCCGTGTCCGGGCGCCTGACCGTTCCCGCTGGCATGGAGATGGCCATCGCCTCGGCGCTTGGCGATGGCCTGGATGCAGGAACGGACCCGAGCGAGCAGACCTGGTGGGAAGGTGTCGCTGGCGATCGCTCTGGTGGTCTCGCTGATCAGGTGAGCGGCGTGGCCGAGCTCCGAACCGCGTTGGCACATGTCGAGATTTGCGAGAGCGACGACGATGTGTTCGGGCGGGCGCACATGCTGTCCGCCGGCGAGATACTGGTCTCCCCAAGCGGAGCCTTCGCGCGGTGGGATGGTCTGCGCGGCCGTGGACGAGCGAGTGCAGGGTCGGAAAGCCTCAAGCGGGCAAACCGTCTGCGCGAGCTGCGCTCGCAGGCGGATGTGATCGCCTCCGAGCTCGACGTTGCTCACGCCGAGAAGAAGGCCGCATTCGAGAAGCTGGAGCGTTCGCGCGCCCTTGCTGACCAGGCCCGGAGAATGTCGCGCCAACTGTTCGACGATCTCGTCCGCTTGCGGGAGGCCCTCGCTGTGCGCGCCAAGCTCGCAGAGCAGCGCAAGAGCCGTGTCGTGATCATCGAAAGCGAAGTCGCCCGCGCCCGCCAGGAGCGCGCGGACGCCTCGGAGCAGCTCCTCGCCTCGAACCAGGCGGTAGCCGAGATCCCCGCAGATGACGAGGCCTCGCGCCGCTTGGAGGAAGCTCGCCGAAAACTCGACGCCGCCCGGCGCGAGGAGCAGGCAACGCGAGCGCAATTCGAGAAGCTCCGTGCGGCGCACGCGTTCCGCGAGCAGCGGTTCCGCGCCATCATCTCGCAAGAAGCCGATTGGCGCAGACGTCTGGGCGAAGCAACTGAGAATCGCTCCCAGTTAACCGCCCGGGCCGAGGAAGCCGAACGCATTCTCGAAGATGCCGCGCAGCGTCCCGAAAGCCCTGCCGAGGTTGTTGAGACCGCCCGGGCCGAGGTTGCTGCGCGGCGTGAAGAGCTCGACCAGGCCATTGCCAGGCAGGACGAGGCAGAGCGGCTCCGCGAGCAGGCGGACAACGAACTCAGGGCCTCCGAGGGGAAGCTCGCCCAGCTGCGCGAGGCGCGCGCTCGGGACCTGGCGGTGATCGAGCAGGCGGTAGCCACCTGCCGTGTTGTTGCCGACCAGGTGAAGGAGCGGTTCGAAATTGAGGTCGACGCTCTCGAAACGATCGCCCCTCGCCCGGACTGGCCGATGGACATGCCGGCGGCAAAGACCGCTGCGGAGCAGGCGCTCGCACGGCGCGAACGTGAGCGCGACTCGCTTGGCGCGGTGAACTTCCTGGCGGAACAGGAGCTGGCAGATCAGGAGAAGCGCCTGGGCGACATGGAGCGCGCGCGCTCGGAGCTGCGGGACACGATCGGCAAGCTGCGCGAGCAGATCACTGAGATCGAGAATGAGGCGCGGGTACGGCTCCAGGCGGCCTTCCAGTTGATCGATCGCCATTTTGGCGAGCTCTTCGTTCGCCTGTTCGGCGGCGGCGAGGCGCAGCTCAAGCTGGTGGGATCGGAAGACATCCTCTCTGCTGGCCTGGAGATCCTCGCTTCGCCCCCGGGCAAGCGCCTGCAGGTCCTGTCGTTGCTCTCCGGCGGTGAGCAAGCTCTGACGGCTATGGCGCTGGTTTTCGCGGCGTTCCTGTCTAACCCGGCACCAATCTGCGTCCTCGATGAGGTCGATGCCCCGCTCGATGACGCCAACACGGACCGGCTCTGCCGCCTCATCGAGCAGATGGCGCAAAACGACGCGACACGCTTCCTCGTTGTCACGCACCGGCCGCTTACGATGGCGCGAATGAACCGCCTGTACGGGGTGACGATGGCAGAACGGGGCGTATCGAGCGTGACCCGCGTCGATCTCGACCGAGCTGTCGAATTCGCGAAGGAATAA
- a CDS encoding GcrA family cell cycle regulator yields MSWTQAMIDDLHTLWVNDRKSTTACAEILNLRHGSSLTKNSIIGKVNRLNLAYKGGARIPSPVKTKEERAATAGQPKPVRPKREKTERAARPASINVLYQKASKASDGTTVALPAPPPRPVIARVELPPVKIVMPDTEWFGAEAINSLSDRSVEGKPCKWPVGDPMSPTFRFCNMRHENPGSYCEGHRRLAYKPGSQRPVAMQRERTDDDRLSA; encoded by the coding sequence ATGAGCTGGACGCAAGCGATGATCGACGATCTGCACACGCTGTGGGTCAACGATCGCAAGTCCACAACGGCCTGCGCCGAGATCCTCAATCTGCGGCACGGATCGTCACTCACCAAGAATTCCATCATCGGCAAGGTCAATCGTCTCAATCTGGCCTATAAGGGCGGCGCCCGTATCCCAAGCCCGGTCAAGACGAAAGAGGAGCGCGCAGCGACCGCCGGCCAGCCGAAGCCGGTTCGGCCGAAGCGCGAGAAGACCGAAAGGGCCGCAAGGCCGGCTTCGATCAACGTTCTTTACCAGAAGGCATCGAAAGCGTCCGACGGAACAACCGTCGCGCTCCCCGCTCCTCCGCCGCGCCCGGTCATCGCGCGTGTCGAACTTCCGCCGGTCAAGATCGTGATGCCGGACACCGAGTGGTTCGGCGCTGAAGCCATCAATTCGCTCTCCGATCGCTCCGTCGAGGGCAAGCCCTGCAAGTGGCCTGTTGGCGATCCGATGAGCCCCACCTTCCGCTTCTGCAACATGCGCCACGAGAACCCCGGTTCGTATTGCGAAGGCCATCGCCGCCTCGCCTACAAGCCCGGCAGCCAGCGCCCGGTCGCCATGCAGCGCGAGCGCACCGACGACGACCGCCTCTCTGCCTGA